From Hypanus sabinus isolate sHypSab1 chromosome 9, sHypSab1.hap1, whole genome shotgun sequence:
gttagaagaatgggctgaacgttggcagatggagtttaatgctgagaggttctacattttggcaggaataatccaaatagaacatacagggtaaatggtagggcattgaggaatgcagtggaacagagagatctaggaataacagtgcatagttccctgaaggtggagtctcatgtagatagggtggtgaagaaggcttttggaacgctggcctttataaatcagagcattgagtccAGAAGTTTGgaggtaatgttaaaattgtacaaggcattggtaaggccaaatttggaatattgtgtacaattctggtcaccaaattataggaaagatatcaataaattagagcgcagagacgatttactaggatgttacctgggtttcagcacttaagttgcagagaaaggttgaacaagttaggtctctattcattggagcgtagaaggttgaggggggatttgatctaggtatttaaaattttgagagggatagatagagttgacgtgaataggctgtttccattgagagtaggggagattcaaacgagaggacatgatttgagagttagggggcaaaaatttaagggaaacacgagggggcatttctttactcagagagtgattgctgtgtggaatgagcttcctgtagaagtagtagaggccagaacagttgtgtcatttaaggtaaaattggataggtatatggacaggaaaggagtggagggttatgggctgagtgcgggtaggtgggactaggtgagattcagagttcggcacggactaggagggccgagatggcctgtttccgtgctgtgattgttatatggttatatttcaaGAAGAATAGATGAACCTCTGCCTGTTGTATGCGCACACCGAGGTCTCACAAACCCTGCAGCGAGTCAGAGCAGGGAGAGGAACACAAGCTGTGGAATCTAATTTCAGGtgcacagacagcggcgggacaGCAGGTGGCGCAGCAGGATAAGACAGCCCAAGGCAGGCGAGCGGACGCGCGACGTCACGGATCACGTGTGGCGGTCATGACCGCCGACGTCACCGCGCTTGGCTTCGCCGCGACGCCACCGCCAAGATGTCGACCGCCATGAACTTCAGCGGCAAAAGCTTCAGTCCTCGGCCGCCGGACCGGGGCGCGTTCCCGCTCGATCACCTGGGTAAGTGGGCGGAGGTCCCAGGCTCTTTCGCCCCATAACCCGTGTCTCTACGACCACTCCGCCCTCATGACCTCCCATTACACCGCACTCCCCATTTCCTCTACCCCTCTTCTTTTTTGCCCCCTTCCACCTTCCCTTTTCTACTTTCCTCATCATCCGTGCCTCCTTCTCCTTATATTTGCCTCTTCCATCCCTCTTATTACACCTTTTCCAGTAGTCTTGGACTACGTTTTGCTGTTGTAGTTTCCATCTGAGTTGTTCTTTCAACTCAGGTGCACCCTGACTTACCCAGTGTTTCGGTATTAGTGATTTTTATTCACACTGTCAGCATTCGTAGTTTGGTTTCGCTTCTGATGGCGACAAATAAACATTTCTAATAGCTTGCTTTAACAGAATCTCCGTGTTGCTATTTTACAGGTGAATGTAAAGCATTTAAAGAGAAATTTATGGATTGCCTTAAAGAGAGCAAGTTTGACAGCTCTGTGTGCAGAGAGCAATCAATGGAATATTTAAAATGCAGAATGGACAGGTAcggaaatcagaatcaggcttaatataatcggactggaggtgaggtgggggggggttaaatgggcaggtatagcacttaaaGAAAGACCGCTAGCCCTTTAGCCCATCCCCCCCATGTTGTGCAGAACTAATTAAAcaaatcccttctgtctacacaagtctctttccctccattccctgcacattctaAGAGCCTCAAACACTTCTATAATATTTGCCTCaataccacccctggcagcacattcaaaGCATCTGCCACACTGTTTTTCAAAAACAAAACTTAGCCCATGCATTTCATTTGAACTTTACTTACTAGGCCATTTGTTGCTCTGTTGACACTTAGGGCAGCAAGGAAGGTCCAACTCTGTCGATACTATCACACACAGATAAAAAATGATTTTTCAGTGGtgttttctgtaacaatttttttgaCCAATTAGGTTTGTTAGCCCTGTGACTGGAGGActactcttagtctggcttctaccctttgacc
This genomic window contains:
- the LOC132399086 gene encoding cytochrome c oxidase assembly protein COX19 translates to MSTAMNFSGKSFSPRPPDRGAFPLDHLGECKAFKEKFMDCLKESKFDSSVCREQSMEYLKCRMDRQLMAKEPLEKLGFKDLLDVHSVETDQQKNT